From Calothrix sp. PCC 6303, a single genomic window includes:
- a CDS encoding DUF11 domain-containing protein, with product MKTPITHLQRIQKPFTKLTLLLCTLSCWVQPAKAEGSRELVQNGGNRPFTEWRTDRTAGILRRTVLKVYVNKDEVINLGSSAVGVDKGDILLFKDGDNVDSTTPTLKCSTAVDKGILDTRAKEIAGPLPTTGGYTPCTYTAPASGVYQVVFYGTDGKTSTTDPTTANGVDYITNPLTTAAQKSAVSMWDITVRSSATSTSDIKGRVFTDYIALNMGANNRYLKSNIYILTDDGYRYSTDLSVGRGIDPYGFLFFANEKGLLAPNGQPLYHTGKKAGDSAMTPPLDGGVTIQAPKYPLFFNPPSNDAISGLNVSLIAREPFPASNFKFTGGVGGSGNQTPESVGGTFSFDAPQSGGFQIIIDADNDGNYNTASSDRILEGSAVGGSNTIIWDGKDGGGNVLPARPGNAPYNARITLKGGEYHFPLIDAESAADGFKIEMLNPPGPFSNGANQTTIYFDERDYKVSETDVTLGCSLAAGLPVCDGRGGVDSALGAHKFGTNTGNSTDYGDRKAIDTWIYFPSSAVLTPLIIIPPGTLTADKTVALVVDSDKSGGSTPLGSQVPTPGDILEYTVIVKNTTTTTQRDDVVLKDTIPVNTTYVPGTLHIDGTIKTDGTGDDQAEFASSETVFRLGTGANATTGGTLAANATSTIKFRVKVNDPLPNGVTKVSNQAVVSSNGIPNINSNDPGTPTADDPTVTKIAPRLRLVKRVTGIKKASSTAVTPVGGYNDLATDVNDDAAVSWTPNANTYLLGAIASEDIPTNPGAPAPQDEVEYTIYFLVDGGITARDVDICDFIPANQTYVDGTMELNLNGGTTSAIADTPGASGGFYPPTTTSFPDACSGTNNSRGASHFKVGNLNSNSYGYVRFRAKVN from the coding sequence ATGAAAACACCAATTACTCATCTACAACGAATCCAAAAACCTTTTACCAAACTCACTTTATTACTGTGTACCTTAAGTTGCTGGGTACAACCTGCTAAAGCCGAAGGTAGCAGAGAATTAGTTCAAAACGGCGGGAATCGTCCTTTCACCGAGTGGAGAACCGATAGAACCGCAGGGATTTTGCGGCGTACCGTATTAAAGGTTTATGTTAACAAGGACGAAGTGATTAATCTGGGTTCTAGTGCTGTAGGGGTTGATAAAGGCGATATTTTGCTATTTAAAGATGGAGATAACGTCGATTCGACAACACCGACACTCAAGTGCAGTACGGCTGTAGATAAAGGCATATTAGATACTAGGGCAAAGGAAATAGCCGGTCCACTACCCACTACTGGGGGTTATACGCCCTGTACTTACACAGCACCCGCATCAGGGGTATATCAAGTAGTATTTTACGGAACTGATGGAAAAACCTCTACTACCGATCCTACTACAGCAAACGGTGTTGACTATATCACCAATCCATTGACTACAGCTGCTCAAAAAAGTGCTGTCTCCATGTGGGACATTACAGTAAGAAGCAGTGCAACCTCAACAAGCGATATCAAAGGTCGAGTCTTTACCGACTACATTGCCCTAAATATGGGTGCTAACAACCGCTACTTAAAATCAAACATATACATACTAACTGATGATGGCTACCGATATAGTACCGACTTGAGTGTTGGTAGAGGAATCGATCCTTATGGTTTTCTTTTCTTTGCCAACGAGAAAGGTTTACTAGCCCCAAATGGTCAACCACTCTACCACACTGGAAAAAAAGCAGGAGATAGTGCCATGACACCACCTCTAGATGGGGGTGTGACAATTCAAGCACCCAAATATCCACTATTTTTTAATCCCCCTAGTAACGATGCCATTTCTGGTTTAAACGTATCCCTGATTGCACGGGAACCTTTCCCCGCAAGCAACTTTAAATTCACTGGAGGTGTTGGTGGTAGTGGCAACCAAACCCCTGAAAGCGTGGGGGGTACCTTTAGCTTTGATGCACCCCAATCTGGGGGCTTTCAAATTATTATTGATGCTGATAACGATGGAAACTATAATACGGCTAGTAGCGATCGCATATTAGAAGGTAGTGCGGTTGGAGGTTCTAATACTATTATTTGGGATGGAAAAGATGGTGGTGGGAATGTTTTGCCAGCGCGACCAGGTAATGCACCCTACAATGCCAGGATTACCCTGAAAGGGGGAGAATACCACTTTCCCCTCATAGATGCCGAATCAGCTGCTGACGGGTTCAAAATCGAAATGCTCAACCCACCTGGTCCCTTTTCCAACGGTGCAAATCAAACAACTATCTACTTCGATGAACGTGACTATAAAGTCTCAGAGACAGATGTGACGCTGGGTTGCAGCCTTGCGGCAGGACTACCTGTATGCGATGGACGAGGTGGTGTTGATAGTGCATTAGGCGCACACAAATTTGGAACAAACACAGGTAATTCCACTGATTATGGTGATCGAAAAGCCATTGACACCTGGATTTACTTTCCCAGTTCCGCTGTATTGACCCCACTGATAATTATTCCTCCTGGCACATTAACCGCAGATAAAACCGTTGCTTTGGTTGTGGATAGCGATAAATCTGGTGGTAGCACTCCCCTAGGTAGTCAGGTTCCCACCCCTGGAGATATCCTGGAATATACAGTTATTGTGAAAAATACTACCACTACCACCCAAAGGGATGATGTTGTTCTCAAGGATACAATCCCTGTGAATACAACTTACGTTCCAGGTACATTACATATTGATGGGACAATTAAAACTGATGGTACAGGTGATGACCAAGCTGAATTTGCCAGTTCTGAAACCGTATTCAGATTAGGTACGGGGGCAAACGCAACCACAGGTGGAACTTTAGCAGCTAACGCAACCAGCACGATTAAATTCCGGGTCAAAGTTAACGATCCATTACCCAACGGTGTTACAAAAGTATCCAATCAAGCAGTTGTTTCTAGTAATGGCATACCTAATATTAATAGTAATGACCCCGGTACACCCACAGCAGACGACCCTACAGTCACTAAAATTGCCCCCCGCTTGCGTTTGGTGAAGCGGGTGACAGGTATCAAAAAGGCAAGCAGCACAGCAGTTACTCCCGTTGGTGGTTACAACGATTTAGCTACAGATGTAAACGACGATGCCGCAGTTAGTTGGACTCCCAACGCCAATACTTATTTGTTAGGCGCGATCGCATCCGAGGATATTCCCACCAATCCCGGCGCTCCCGCACCCCAAGACGAAGTTGAATATACAATTTACTTCTTGGTTGACGGGGGAATTACAGCCAGAGATGTGGATATTTGCGATTTTATCCCCGCGAACCAAACCTATGTTGATGGGACAATGGAACTGAATTTGAACGGGGGAACCACGAGTGCGATCGCAGATACTCCCGGTGCAAGTGGTGGCTTTTACCCTCCAACTACAACTTCTTTTCCTGATGCTTGTTCAGGTACAAATAACAGCCGAGGTGCATCTCACTTTAAAGTTGGTAATCTTAATTCAAATTCCTACGGATATGTTCGGTTTCGAGCTAAAGTAAATTAG
- a CDS encoding beta strand repeat-containing protein: protein MKTLKNQTYKNQKFRQLVAAILLLSSTLGIISPVLAQVAAGSDIKNTATAKFKDDAGTVYNSSSNEIIIKVAEVAGINITAQPPSVTNPNAGDTLFVDYIISNTGNDPTQFFIPGTATLSDNTNFSQDGKIQIIAVNGTNLGAAVEVPNTGDTTGKLLTANGSIPANFGSATNGTIKVRVPIKVAVGTASGTNLTVTLGNTNKPAPDNQNQDRSTDIDADDFYTVDNADGTTSETNGTPGNGVREAMATSATITVNARQQAFSTVLKAVSSYSSGANANDISDDVLTYALALKVENPASPPSGLVVSDLYGTGIKVEGLTTTPYVLVSDAIPTGMKLGNANPVAPSGWQVVYTTDDLAVNALNASWLTTRPSGTITRIGYVYDTTTTPLAKGSTTTGFSFTVTPDAGFTGEQIANIAQTFGQSKPGAVVPGTATQIVYDESGDQTSNNGLDGTNPDSTTAGGVTPTNGGITDGKADIIADGVDPGTGNDPTANNTNQGNNTGAGAGTKPVGGEVNIYVIAATPLNGPKDQPGATGPTGTNDDFTNKSIVVPADKNPTDTLTDTETTPITFDNTVKNTSGGSQIISLLPTPPTVTGDLLDGTKVTIKDANGNTAIYTYTAANGFTFDSGTGTTAGNPISATNPIKVTVAAGDVASYQVIVDLPAAPQLKGFPVPITAFVDVNGDGKPAGEPSNITIDRVYTNYLELKKEARILEANGTPVSGAAGTFTINQADLAVAATPGRIIEYRITYTNISTTGGANSVILPVKDLVITENGSTGGNTWFSTTVDPKYSATVTQGSAVGTSVTVTTAANASVTDIQQYEDAIANVNPAGTGTFIFQRKIK, encoded by the coding sequence ATGAAAACTTTAAAAAATCAAACTTACAAAAATCAAAAATTTCGGCAACTGGTAGCTGCAATATTATTACTCAGCAGCACTTTGGGAATAATATCACCTGTACTTGCTCAAGTAGCTGCGGGTTCGGATATCAAAAATACCGCAACTGCAAAGTTTAAGGACGATGCAGGAACAGTATATAACTCAAGTTCTAATGAAATTATCATCAAGGTTGCTGAAGTTGCTGGAATTAATATTACTGCTCAACCACCCAGCGTCACTAATCCGAATGCAGGTGACACTCTTTTTGTTGATTATATTATTAGCAATACAGGTAATGATCCCACTCAATTCTTTATTCCTGGTACTGCGACTCTTTCTGACAACACAAATTTTAGTCAAGACGGGAAAATTCAAATTATTGCGGTGAATGGTACGAATTTGGGAGCAGCAGTTGAGGTTCCTAATACTGGTGATACTACAGGTAAATTACTAACAGCTAACGGTTCAATTCCGGCAAATTTTGGCAGTGCAACAAATGGAACAATCAAAGTACGTGTACCAATTAAGGTTGCAGTAGGAACGGCTTCAGGAACAAACTTAACGGTTACTTTGGGTAATACTAATAAACCAGCACCAGACAATCAAAACCAAGATCGTAGTACCGATATTGATGCTGATGATTTTTACACCGTAGATAATGCTGATGGTACAACTAGTGAAACGAATGGAACACCTGGAAATGGTGTCCGTGAGGCAATGGCAACTAGCGCTACTATTACCGTCAATGCTCGTCAGCAAGCTTTCTCAACTGTATTGAAGGCAGTATCTAGTTATAGTAGTGGAGCAAATGCCAATGATATCAGTGATGATGTTCTCACCTACGCACTTGCACTGAAGGTAGAAAACCCCGCTTCACCACCATCTGGATTAGTTGTATCTGACTTGTATGGTACAGGAATTAAAGTTGAGGGTTTGACGACAACACCTTATGTATTGGTATCTGATGCAATACCCACGGGGATGAAACTGGGTAATGCAAATCCCGTTGCACCGAGTGGATGGCAAGTTGTTTACACTACAGATGATTTAGCAGTAAATGCTCTGAATGCTAGTTGGTTAACTACTCGTCCAAGTGGGACAATTACTAGGATTGGTTATGTCTACGATACCACCACAACACCATTAGCGAAAGGTTCGACTACCACTGGTTTTAGCTTTACAGTCACACCAGATGCCGGATTTACTGGTGAACAGATTGCAAATATTGCTCAGACATTTGGACAATCAAAACCGGGTGCTGTAGTTCCGGGTACCGCAACTCAGATAGTTTACGATGAATCTGGAGACCAAACCTCTAACAACGGTTTGGATGGAACAAACCCAGACTCAACAACCGCAGGTGGTGTAACTCCTACGAATGGAGGAATTACTGACGGGAAAGCAGATATAATAGCAGATGGTGTTGACCCTGGTACAGGTAATGATCCAACTGCAAATAACACCAACCAAGGTAATAATACTGGTGCCGGAGCAGGTACTAAACCAGTAGGTGGTGAGGTTAATATCTACGTAATTGCCGCAACTCCGTTGAATGGTCCCAAGGATCAACCGGGAGCAACTGGACCAACTGGTACTAATGATGACTTCACGAATAAATCGATTGTTGTTCCTGCTGATAAAAATCCAACCGACACTTTAACGGATACGGAAACAACTCCTATCACCTTTGACAATACTGTTAAAAATACCAGTGGTGGTTCCCAGATTATTTCACTATTACCAACTCCCCCAACAGTTACAGGTGACTTGCTAGATGGTACAAAGGTGACGATTAAAGATGCTAATGGTAATACTGCAATTTATACTTATACCGCAGCAAATGGATTTACCTTTGACTCAGGAACAGGTACCACCGCAGGTAATCCCATCAGTGCAACTAATCCCATCAAAGTGACGGTAGCTGCTGGGGATGTTGCAAGTTATCAGGTGATAGTTGATTTACCTGCTGCACCACAATTGAAGGGTTTCCCAGTACCGATTACTGCTTTTGTGGATGTGAACGGTGATGGTAAACCCGCAGGTGAACCTAGCAATATTACCATCGATCGGGTATATACAAATTACTTGGAATTGAAGAAAGAAGCACGAATTTTAGAAGCTAATGGAACTCCTGTTAGTGGTGCTGCGGGTACATTTACAATCAATCAAGCAGATTTAGCAGTAGCAGCAACTCCCGGTAGGATTATTGAGTACCGGATTACCTACACCAATATTTCCACAACTGGTGGTGCTAATAGTGTAATTCTGCCTGTTAAGGATTTGGTGATTACCGAGAATGGTTCCACTGGTGGTAATACCTGGTTTAGCACTACTGTGGATCCGAAATATTCCGCTACTGTAACGCAGGGTTCTGCGGTTGGTACAAGTGTGACTGTGACGACTGCTGCAAATGCTTCCGTGACTGATATTCAACAGTACGAAGATGCGATCGCAAATGTCAATCCTGCGGGAACTGGTACATTTATCTTCCAGCGAAAGATTAAGTAA
- a CDS encoding DUF11 domain-containing protein: MHLSIIKKIIKRINRCRLVSTNLLIATSLISQPVFAAGLIQNTATYRFKTPTGENISGVTNQLKQELIDPFGRIRGCGGEVLTDYTGFSVGLYEVGAKDTLAGLVPLTRTGSGTDFTGLSPNIQNVNPFFLANDEPRGAFNYLLNRDRGQLEIGKRYILVVNPPAAATGFSQRQIRIVITNVDNVAKTVSYTATALDGKGISQDGDLATFSTTVAINDAVTTGFTLSAIDLLDRPICVGAAQPIQITKTADKAAAEPGDTVIYRLLVRNLNNVPATQVAITDVLPTGFVFVGKSSRAELNGNSVIVNTSTSGANITFNVDGTIPPEGSVNLVYAVKLSPDAVRGSGENIASVIARRPDNNAELRDGPSRYRVKVRSGILSDCGTLIGRVFEDKNFDGEQQTGEPGIANAVVILDDGNRITTDVNGLFSVANVISGSRTGVLDLSSVPGYNIAPNRKVRERNSQSRLVRLEPGGLVRMNFAVTPWNGEVLKK, from the coding sequence ATGCATCTTTCAATCATAAAAAAAATAATAAAACGAATTAATCGCTGTCGATTAGTTTCAACAAATTTATTAATAGCAACTAGTTTAATATCACAACCTGTTTTTGCTGCTGGATTAATTCAAAATACAGCAACATATAGATTTAAAACACCAACGGGAGAAAATATCTCTGGGGTGACAAACCAATTAAAACAGGAATTAATTGACCCTTTTGGTCGAATTCGCGGTTGTGGTGGTGAGGTTTTAACTGATTATACTGGGTTCAGTGTGGGGTTGTATGAGGTTGGAGCAAAGGATACTTTAGCTGGTTTGGTACCTTTAACTCGCACTGGTTCAGGGACTGATTTTACTGGACTTTCACCAAATATACAGAATGTCAATCCCTTTTTCTTGGCAAATGACGAACCTAGAGGTGCATTTAACTATTTATTAAACCGCGATCGCGGTCAGCTTGAAATAGGCAAACGCTATATCTTAGTTGTCAATCCACCTGCTGCTGCAACAGGGTTTAGTCAAAGGCAAATCCGCATTGTGATTACGAATGTTGATAATGTTGCTAAGACTGTATCCTATACGGCAACTGCCCTGGATGGGAAGGGCATTAGTCAAGATGGGGATTTGGCAACATTTAGCACGACGGTTGCTATTAATGACGCGGTAACTACAGGTTTTACCCTCTCAGCAATTGATTTATTAGATCGTCCAATCTGCGTTGGTGCTGCTCAACCAATTCAGATTACCAAAACCGCAGATAAAGCAGCAGCAGAACCGGGGGATACGGTTATTTATCGTCTTTTGGTGCGGAATTTAAATAATGTCCCTGCGACTCAGGTTGCAATTACAGATGTTTTACCAACGGGATTTGTGTTTGTGGGTAAATCTAGCCGTGCTGAACTCAATGGCAATTCTGTAATTGTTAATACTAGTACAAGTGGTGCCAATATTACATTTAACGTTGATGGAACGATTCCTCCGGAAGGTTCTGTAAATCTTGTCTATGCAGTGAAACTTAGTCCTGATGCGGTGCGGGGTTCTGGTGAAAATATCGCTAGTGTTATAGCTCGTCGTCCTGATAATAACGCCGAATTGCGGGATGGTCCTTCCCGTTATCGGGTGAAAGTTCGCTCTGGAATTCTTAGCGATTGCGGTACGTTAATTGGTCGAGTATTTGAAGATAAGAACTTTGACGGAGAACAACAAACTGGTGAACCTGGGATTGCAAATGCTGTAGTAATTCTGGATGATGGCAACCGTATTACTACTGATGTGAATGGGTTATTCTCGGTTGCTAATGTCATTTCTGGTAGTCGTACTGGAGTGCTGGATTTGAGTAGCGTTCCTGGATACAACATTGCTCCTAACCGTAAGGTGAGGGAACGCAATAGTCAATCTCGCTTGGTACGTCTGGAACCCGGTGGACTTGTTCGGATGAATTTTGCCGTCACTCCTTGGAATGGGGAGGTTCTGAAAAAATGA
- a CDS encoding response regulator, whose product MAKKHPLRILLVEDNILNQRMIKLMLEGMGYQPDTANNGLEALSILHSQVYDVVLMDVQMPEMDGLTATQRIYQEWTANTRPWIIALTASAMWGERDKCLASGMNDYLSKPIRIKELMDVLKKIQPLNITQNQLNTTQNQHGIQDIQTEELKNKQENDSPIHAASLYDILQMASFNPSIDPLEFLFETIDYYIQETPKVLDDIHIYMKQNNYQPLRRATHTLASTSATLGAVNLAILCTELEVMTVNEELEKFALQISKIESEYGSVKLALENERKKYLKNTTYIHTYKQTNKQTN is encoded by the coding sequence ATGGCGAAAAAGCATCCTCTAAGAATACTTTTAGTTGAAGATAATATTCTTAATCAAAGAATGATTAAATTAATGCTCGAAGGCATGGGATATCAACCTGATACAGCTAATAATGGCTTAGAAGCACTGTCAATATTGCATTCCCAAGTTTATGATGTTGTATTAATGGACGTGCAGATGCCGGAAATGGATGGACTGACCGCTACACAAAGAATTTATCAAGAATGGACTGCAAATACTCGTCCTTGGATAATTGCGTTAACAGCCAGTGCAATGTGGGGAGAACGTGATAAATGTTTAGCATCAGGAATGAATGACTATTTATCGAAACCAATCCGTATTAAAGAACTGATGGACGTTCTCAAAAAAATTCAGCCATTAAATATCACTCAAAATCAACTAAATACCACTCAAAATCAACATGGTATTCAGGATATACAAACGGAAGAATTAAAAAATAAACAAGAGAACGATAGTCCAATTCACGCTGCTAGCTTGTACGATATTCTTCAAATGGCTAGTTTCAATCCATCTATAGACCCTTTAGAATTTTTATTTGAAACTATTGATTACTACATCCAAGAAACGCCAAAAGTTTTAGATGATATTCATATTTACATGAAGCAAAATAATTATCAACCACTTCGACGAGCTACTCATACACTTGCTTCTACTAGCGCCACATTAGGAGCAGTTAACTTGGCTATACTTTGTACTGAGTTAGAAGTTATGACAGTCAATGAAGAATTAGAAAAATTTGCTTTACAAATATCCAAAATAGAATCAGAGTATGGATCAGTTAAACTTGCTTTAGAAAATGAGCGAAAAAAATATCTAAAAAATACAACATACATACATACATACAAACAAACAAACAAACAAACTAACTAA
- a CDS encoding response regulator, protein MTLHHQSVIPDTLIDEFMTCTRLQYNGRLNISSVKGQKWSFYYRLGRIVWATGGIHPFRRWRRNIVKYCKDLDFSQMVLRSQDMTVEHWDYLSLERLYKEGKVGREEVNDVVDSTIAEILFDVAQQIHFGNVECHIFGISESVQRNEETILDAPMSFSRTDASLRNIGESWHSWVETNLGNFSPDSAPVLRQPQQLQQRVSATAYSNFTKLINGQNSLRDLAVRMKQDVLSVAYSLLPHILRGTVELVEVPDLSLPIEEYTNVSSICSIPRKNDYQLPLIACIDDSPQVCHMLEKIIKGNGMNFIGISDPIKSLPTLIQKKPDLIFLDLIMPVANGYEICTQLRRVTCFNNTPIVILTGSDGLFDRVRAKVVGSTDFMNKPINAEKVIATINRYLHKYSSSIETADKIYSMKSCYI, encoded by the coding sequence ATGACGCTGCATCACCAATCAGTAATACCCGATACTTTAATTGATGAATTTATGACTTGCACTAGGCTACAGTACAATGGTAGGCTAAACATCTCATCTGTTAAAGGACAAAAATGGTCTTTTTACTATAGATTGGGGCGTATTGTTTGGGCAACTGGTGGAATTCACCCGTTTCGGCGTTGGCGTAGAAATATAGTCAAGTATTGCAAAGATCTTGATTTTAGTCAGATGGTATTGCGATCGCAAGACATGACCGTTGAACATTGGGATTACTTATCTCTGGAAAGATTATACAAAGAAGGAAAGGTTGGACGAGAAGAAGTCAATGATGTTGTTGACAGCACAATTGCCGAAATATTATTCGATGTAGCACAGCAGATTCACTTTGGCAACGTTGAATGTCATATTTTCGGGATTAGCGAGAGTGTACAACGCAACGAGGAAACTATCCTTGATGCACCAATGAGTTTTTCCCGCACAGATGCATCCTTGAGAAATATAGGTGAATCGTGGCATAGTTGGGTCGAGACTAACTTAGGGAATTTTTCTCCAGATTCAGCACCCGTATTACGTCAACCGCAACAACTTCAACAAAGAGTCAGTGCAACTGCTTATAGTAATTTTACGAAATTAATTAATGGTCAAAATAGTTTGCGGGATTTAGCTGTGAGAATGAAGCAAGATGTACTATCTGTTGCTTACTCTTTACTTCCTCACATTCTTCGTGGAACAGTTGAATTGGTGGAAGTACCTGATTTGTCATTACCTATTGAAGAATATACAAATGTTTCTAGTATTTGTAGTATTCCCCGAAAAAATGATTATCAGCTTCCTCTAATAGCTTGTATTGATGACAGTCCTCAAGTTTGCCATATGCTGGAAAAAATTATCAAAGGGAATGGAATGAATTTTATTGGTATTTCTGATCCCATCAAAAGTTTACCAACTTTGATTCAAAAGAAGCCGGATTTAATTTTCTTAGATTTGATTATGCCAGTTGCAAATGGATATGAAATTTGTACGCAGTTGCGAAGAGTAACTTGCTTTAATAATACCCCTATAGTTATTCTAACTGGCAGTGATGGTCTTTTTGACCGTGTACGCGCTAAAGTTGTTGGATCTACAGATTTTATGAATAAGCCTATTAATGCTGAGAAAGTTATTGCCACTATTAATAGATATTTACATAAATATTCATCAAGTATTGAAACAGCAGACAAAATATATAGTATGAAATCCTGCTATATTTAA